Proteins co-encoded in one Paraburkholderia terrae genomic window:
- the ribBA gene encoding bifunctional 3,4-dihydroxy-2-butanone-4-phosphate synthase/GTP cyclohydrolase II, translating into MTLASTLEIIAELKAGRMVILVDEEDRENEGDLVIAAEFITPEAINFMARYGRGLICLTLTQERCRLLNLPLMTHRNGTQYGTAFTVSIEAAEGVTTGISAADRAHTIATAVAANARTEDIVQPGHVFPIMAQPGGVLVRAGHTEAGCDFTALAGLTPAAVICEIIKDDGTMARLPDLLTFAEEHGLKIGTIADLIHYRSRTESIVERVCERTMQTVHGPFRAVMYLDQPSGQPHMALVRGTPTPDRETMVRVHEPLSVLDLLEVGTSTHSWTLDAAMKEIAARDHGVIVLLNCGDSKEHMIDVFKAFDEKSRAEALKRRPVDFKTYGIGAQILRELGVGKMQVLSNPRKLGSMSGYGLEVTGFVPMPGSAAEKPQNC; encoded by the coding sequence ATGACCCTCGCCTCCACCCTTGAAATCATCGCCGAGCTCAAAGCGGGCCGGATGGTGATTCTTGTCGACGAAGAAGACCGCGAAAACGAGGGCGACCTCGTCATCGCAGCGGAATTCATCACGCCTGAAGCAATCAACTTCATGGCGCGCTACGGCCGCGGCCTGATCTGTCTGACGCTCACGCAGGAACGCTGCAGGCTGCTCAACCTGCCGCTGATGACGCACCGCAACGGCACGCAGTACGGCACGGCGTTCACCGTCAGCATCGAGGCGGCCGAAGGCGTCACCACGGGCATTTCGGCGGCGGACCGCGCGCATACCATCGCCACGGCCGTCGCGGCAAACGCGCGCACCGAGGACATCGTCCAGCCGGGCCACGTGTTCCCGATCATGGCGCAGCCGGGCGGCGTGCTGGTGCGCGCGGGCCACACGGAAGCCGGTTGCGATTTCACGGCGCTCGCGGGCCTCACGCCCGCTGCCGTGATCTGCGAAATCATCAAGGACGACGGCACGATGGCGCGCCTGCCCGACCTGCTGACGTTTGCTGAGGAGCACGGCCTGAAGATCGGCACGATCGCCGACCTGATCCACTACCGCAGCCGCACAGAATCGATCGTCGAGCGCGTCTGCGAACGCACGATGCAAACCGTACACGGCCCGTTCCGCGCGGTGATGTATCTGGACCAGCCGAGCGGACAGCCGCACATGGCGCTGGTGCGCGGCACGCCTACGCCGGACCGCGAAACCATGGTGCGCGTGCATGAGCCGCTCTCGGTGCTGGATCTGCTGGAAGTCGGCACATCCACGCACTCGTGGACGCTCGACGCCGCCATGAAGGAAATTGCCGCGCGCGATCATGGCGTGATCGTGCTGCTGAACTGCGGCGACTCGAAGGAACACATGATCGACGTGTTCAAGGCATTCGACGAAAAGAGCCGGGCCGAGGCGCTCAAGCGCCGCCCGGTGGACTTCAAGACGTATGGCATCGGCGCGCAGATTTTGCGCGAACTCGGTGTCGGCAAGATGCAGGTGCTGTCGAACCCGCGCAAGCTGGGCAGCATGTCCGGCTATGGGCTCGAAGTCACCGGCTTCGTGCCGATGCCGGGCAGCGCGGCCGAAAAGCCGCAGAACTGCTGA
- a CDS encoding riboflavin synthase, whose protein sequence is MFTGIVAAVGRIAAIKPLGNEPDAGVRLTVEAGGLDLDDVQLGDSIAIQGACMTVIDKTPASFDVDVSRESLNRTVGLGDTGEVNLEKALRSHDRLGGHIVSGHVDGLGTVTRFARVGESHELRVLASREIGKYLAYKGSITVNGVSLTVNSVTDRDDGCEFSINLIPHTVEVTTLKALKDGTKVNLEIDLIARYVERMLNAPK, encoded by the coding sequence ATGTTTACGGGAATCGTCGCGGCTGTAGGCCGCATTGCAGCGATCAAGCCGCTCGGCAACGAGCCGGACGCGGGCGTCCGCCTGACCGTCGAAGCGGGCGGCCTCGATCTCGACGACGTGCAACTGGGCGACAGCATCGCGATCCAGGGCGCGTGCATGACCGTGATCGACAAGACGCCGGCTTCGTTCGACGTCGACGTGTCACGCGAAAGCCTGAACCGCACGGTGGGTCTCGGCGACACGGGTGAAGTGAACCTCGAAAAGGCGCTGCGCTCGCACGATCGCCTCGGCGGCCATATCGTCTCGGGCCACGTGGACGGGCTCGGTACGGTGACGCGCTTTGCGCGCGTGGGCGAATCGCACGAACTGCGTGTGCTGGCGTCGCGCGAGATCGGCAAGTATCTGGCGTACAAAGGCTCGATCACCGTGAACGGCGTGAGCCTCACCGTGAACTCGGTGACGGACCGCGACGACGGTTGCGAGTTTTCGATCAATCTGATTCCGCATACGGTTGAAGTCACCACGCTCAAGGCCTTGAAGGACGGGACGAAGGTCAATCTGGAGATCGACCTGATCGCGCGTTACGTCGAGCGGATGCTCAACGCACCGAAGTAG
- the ribD gene encoding bifunctional diaminohydroxyphosphoribosylaminopyrimidine deaminase/5-amino-6-(5-phosphoribosylamino)uracil reductase RibD, with translation MFSQNDFVHMERALALAWRGLYTTDPNPRVGCVLVKNGEVIGEGYTQPAGHDHAEIQALKDARSRGNDTRGATAYVTLEPCSHFGRTPPCANALIEAKVARVVAAMEDPNPRVSGRGLTMLRDAGIEVRCGLLETEARELNIGFVSRMMRGRPWVRMKVAASLDGRTGLPSGESQWITGEAARNDGHAWRARASAILTGIGTVKEDNPRMTVRAVDTPRQPHRVLIDSQLEVPPEAQILAGAPTLIFCSTLTPLLEERAAVLHDRGAEIVPLANENGKVDLPRMLEELAKREVNELHVEAGYKLNGSLLREGCVDELLVYLAPSLLGNDSMSMFNLAAPGSLDARTQLEFHAVDRIGSDVRILARLLPNPPAH, from the coding sequence ATGTTTTCGCAGAACGATTTCGTCCACATGGAACGCGCGCTGGCCCTCGCCTGGCGCGGCCTGTACACGACCGACCCGAATCCGCGCGTCGGTTGTGTGCTGGTGAAAAATGGCGAGGTGATCGGCGAAGGCTACACGCAGCCAGCCGGTCACGATCACGCGGAAATTCAGGCGCTCAAGGACGCGCGCAGTCGCGGCAACGATACGCGCGGCGCGACCGCCTACGTGACGCTCGAGCCGTGCAGCCACTTCGGCCGCACGCCGCCGTGCGCGAACGCGCTGATCGAGGCGAAGGTCGCGCGTGTGGTCGCCGCAATGGAAGATCCGAACCCGCGCGTGTCGGGACGCGGCCTGACGATGCTGCGCGACGCGGGCATCGAGGTGCGCTGCGGCCTGCTCGAAACGGAAGCACGCGAACTGAACATCGGCTTCGTCTCGCGGATGATGCGCGGCCGGCCATGGGTGCGGATGAAGGTGGCAGCGTCGCTGGATGGGCGCACGGGCTTGCCGTCGGGCGAAAGCCAATGGATCACGGGCGAAGCGGCACGCAACGACGGGCACGCGTGGCGCGCCCGCGCGTCGGCGATCCTGACGGGTATCGGCACCGTGAAGGAAGACAATCCGCGCATGACCGTGCGCGCCGTCGATACGCCGCGCCAGCCGCACCGCGTGCTGATCGACAGCCAGTTGGAAGTGCCACCCGAAGCGCAGATTCTCGCGGGTGCGCCGACGCTGATTTTCTGCAGCACGCTCACGCCGCTGCTCGAAGAACGCGCCGCCGTGCTGCACGACCGCGGCGCCGAGATCGTGCCGCTCGCAAACGAGAACGGCAAGGTCGATCTGCCGCGCATGCTCGAAGAACTCGCGAAGCGCGAGGTCAACGAACTGCACGTGGAAGCGGGCTACAAGCTGAACGGATCGCTGCTGCGCGAAGGCTGCGTCGACGAGCTGCTGGTTTATCTCGCTCCGAGCCTGCTCGGCAACGACTCGATGAGCATGTTCAATCTCGCCGCGCCGGGCTCGCTGGATGCGCGCACGCAACTCGAATTTCATGCCGTGGACCGGATTGGCAGTGACGTGCGGATTCTCGCGCGCCTGCTGCCGAACCCGCCCGCGCACTGA
- the hemL gene encoding glutamate-1-semialdehyde 2,1-aminomutase — protein MSSNQELFDRAQKTIPGGVNSPVRAFRSVGGTPRFIERAQGAYFWDAEGKRYIDYIGSWGPMIVGHVHPEVLEAVQRVLVNGFSFGAPTEAEIEIAEEICKLVPSMEQVRMVSSGTEATMSALRLARGFTNRSRIVKFEGCYHGHADSLLVKAGSGLLTFGNPTSAGVPVDIAKHTTVLEYNNVAALEEAFKAFGNEIASVIVEPVAGNMNLVRATPEFLGALRRLCTEYGAVLIFDEVMCGFRVALGGAQELYGITPDLTCLGKVIGGGMPAAAFGGRRDIMAHLAPLGGVYQAGTLSGNPIAVAAGLKTLQLIQAPGFYDALSRQTTRLVQGLTEAAREAKVPFAADSVGGMFGLYFSESVPGSFAEISRCDVPRFNSFFHKMLDAGVYFAPSAYEAGFVSSAHDDAIIDATVEAARGAFKSLA, from the coding sequence ATGTCCAGCAATCAAGAACTCTTCGACCGCGCCCAGAAAACCATTCCGGGCGGCGTCAACTCGCCCGTGCGCGCCTTCCGTTCGGTCGGCGGCACGCCGCGTTTCATCGAGCGCGCACAAGGCGCGTACTTCTGGGACGCCGAGGGCAAGCGCTATATCGACTACATCGGCTCCTGGGGACCGATGATCGTCGGGCACGTGCATCCCGAAGTGCTGGAAGCCGTGCAGCGCGTGCTGGTTAACGGCTTCTCGTTCGGCGCGCCGACTGAAGCCGAAATCGAGATTGCCGAGGAAATCTGCAAGCTGGTGCCTTCGATGGAACAGGTGCGGATGGTGTCGAGCGGCACGGAAGCGACGATGAGCGCGCTGCGCCTCGCGCGCGGCTTCACAAACCGCAGCCGCATCGTCAAGTTCGAAGGCTGCTATCACGGCCACGCGGACAGCCTGCTCGTCAAAGCCGGCTCGGGCTTGCTGACGTTCGGCAACCCGACCTCGGCGGGTGTGCCTGTGGATATCGCGAAGCACACTACGGTGCTCGAATACAACAACGTCGCCGCGCTCGAAGAAGCGTTCAAGGCATTCGGCAATGAGATCGCTTCCGTGATCGTCGAGCCGGTGGCGGGCAACATGAATCTCGTGCGCGCGACGCCGGAATTCCTCGGCGCGCTGCGGCGCCTTTGCACCGAATACGGCGCAGTGCTGATCTTCGACGAAGTGATGTGCGGTTTCCGCGTCGCGCTGGGCGGCGCGCAAGAACTGTATGGCATCACGCCGGACCTCACGTGTCTCGGCAAGGTGATCGGCGGCGGCATGCCGGCGGCTGCCTTCGGCGGACGGCGCGACATCATGGCCCATCTCGCGCCGCTGGGCGGCGTGTATCAGGCGGGCACGCTGTCGGGCAACCCCATCGCGGTCGCGGCTGGCCTCAAGACGCTGCAACTGATCCAGGCGCCGGGCTTCTACGACGCGCTGTCGCGTCAGACCACCCGCCTCGTCCAAGGTCTCACGGAAGCCGCGCGCGAAGCGAAGGTGCCGTTCGCGGCGGATTCCGTCGGCGGCATGTTCGGCCTGTATTTCTCGGAATCGGTGCCGGGCAGCTTCGCGGAAATCTCGCGCTGCGACGTGCCGCGCTTCAACTCGTTCTTCCACAAGATGCTGGATGCGGGCGTGTACTTCGCGCCTTCGGCGTATGAAGCAGGCTTCGTGTCGAGCGCGCACGACGACGCGATCATCGACGCCACCGTCGAAGCCGCGCGCGGCGCATTCAAGTCGCTCGCCTGA
- a CDS encoding Bcr/CflA family multidrug efflux MFS transporter: protein MSQDVRSRPDARLILLLGALAACGPISIDMYLPSLPSITQAFSVSVGAAQSTLTSFMLGFSVGMLLYGPMSDAYGRRPVLLGGIIMYTLATIACALSLSIGALITFRFLQALGAGAASVLARAIARDAHGPSDAARVLSMLAIVTSIGPLLAPLIGGQLLLLGGWRVVFIALTIFGAVCAVTAFLRVPETWPREKRAHGAVLQSFAAYGTLLKDPVTWGHMLCGGMAFASMFAYITATPFVYIEYFHVSAQHYGFLFGLNIVGIMLGNFINTRVVGRTGPLPIISAAATISFIASLFVALMCLTGWGGLWSIVAGLFFVVGVVGVLSANCTTDLMHRYPRNAGAAAAVFGAMQLALGALSSFAVGLWHDGSPQGMGVTIAVAGSLCFVGRVLVLRWHPRH from the coding sequence ATGTCTCAGGATGTCAGATCCCGGCCGGATGCCCGGCTGATTCTGCTACTCGGCGCGCTTGCCGCGTGCGGGCCGATTTCGATCGATATGTATCTGCCCAGCCTGCCGTCGATCACGCAGGCGTTCAGCGTCAGCGTCGGTGCCGCGCAGAGCACGCTGACCAGTTTCATGCTCGGTTTCTCCGTCGGCATGTTGCTGTACGGTCCGATGTCCGATGCGTATGGGCGGCGGCCCGTGCTGCTCGGCGGCATCATCATGTACACGCTGGCGACGATTGCATGCGCGCTGTCGCTGTCGATTGGTGCGCTCATTACTTTCCGCTTCCTTCAGGCGCTTGGTGCGGGCGCGGCATCGGTGCTGGCGCGCGCGATTGCCCGCGATGCGCATGGGCCGAGCGACGCGGCTCGCGTTTTGTCTATGCTCGCTATCGTCACGTCGATCGGGCCGTTGCTTGCGCCGTTGATCGGCGGGCAGTTGCTGTTGCTTGGTGGCTGGCGCGTCGTGTTCATCGCACTGACGATTTTTGGCGCGGTCTGCGCTGTTACCGCGTTCTTGCGCGTTCCTGAGACCTGGCCTCGCGAGAAGCGCGCACACGGCGCGGTGCTGCAATCATTTGCCGCCTACGGCACGCTGTTGAAAGACCCCGTCACTTGGGGGCACATGCTGTGCGGCGGCATGGCGTTCGCGTCGATGTTCGCTTACATCACGGCTACTCCGTTCGTGTATATCGAGTACTTTCATGTGTCCGCGCAGCACTACGGCTTTCTGTTTGGGCTGAACATTGTCGGCATCATGCTCGGGAATTTCATCAACACGCGTGTTGTTGGGCGCACTGGGCCGCTGCCAATTATTTCTGCGGCCGCGACGATTAGCTTCATTGCGTCGTTGTTCGTTGCGCTGATGTGTCTCACAGGGTGGGGCGGTTTGTGGTCGATCGTCGCTGGGTTGTTCTTTGTGGTGGGCGTGGTCGGCGTGCTGTCGGCGAATTGCACGACCGATCTCATGCATCGCTATCCGCGTAATGCCGGCGCGGCGGCGGCTGTGTTCGGGGCTATGCAGCTTGCGCTTGGGGCTTTGTCTAGCTTCGCCGTTGGGCTCTGGCATGACGGGTCGCCGCAAGGGATGGGGGTGACGATTGCTGTCGCGGGGTCGTTGTGTTTTGTTGGGAGGGTTTTGGTATTGAGGTGGCATCCGCGGCATTAA
- a CDS encoding bifunctional transcriptional regulator/glucokinase — MSTGVQTKTVPGAGQHADGPRLLADIGGTNARFALETGPGEITQVMVYPCAEYPGVAEVIKKYLKDTKIGRVNHAAIAIANPVDGDQVSMTNHDWTFSIEATRRALGFDTLLVVNDFTALAMALPGLTDAQRVQVGGGSRRQNSVIGLLGPGTGMGVSGLIPADDRWIALGSEGGHATFAPMDEREDLVLQYARKKWSHVSFERVAAGPGIEVIYRALAQRDKKRVPATLEVSEIVKKGLDGDALAAEAIDVFCGILGTFAGNIAVTLGALGGIYIGGGVVPRLGEVFARSSFRQRFEAKGRFEAYLKNVPTYVITAEYPAFLGVSAILAEQLSNRAGGSSSAVFERIRQMRDALTPAERRVADLALNHPRSIINDPIVDIARKADVSQPTVIRFCRSLGCQGLSDFKLKLATGLTGTIPVSHSQVHLGDTATDFGAKVLDNTVSAILQLREHLNFEQVESAIDLLNSARRIEFYGLGNSNIVAQDAHYKFFRFGIPTIAYGDLYMQAASAALLGKGDVIVAVSKSGRAPELLRVLEVAMQAGAKVIAITSSNTPLAKRATVALETDHIEIRESQLSMISRVLHLLMIDILAVGVAIRRAAPASEVSAAVSKARKGSDDDTSAVLDWLSHGAAASPRD, encoded by the coding sequence ATGTCTACTGGTGTGCAAACTAAGACTGTCCCCGGCGCGGGTCAGCACGCCGACGGACCGAGGCTGCTCGCCGACATCGGCGGCACCAATGCGCGCTTTGCGCTCGAGACGGGTCCTGGTGAAATCACGCAGGTGATGGTCTATCCCTGTGCCGAGTATCCGGGCGTTGCAGAGGTCATCAAGAAGTATCTGAAGGACACCAAGATCGGCCGCGTGAATCATGCGGCGATCGCGATTGCGAACCCGGTCGATGGCGATCAGGTGAGCATGACCAATCACGACTGGACGTTCTCGATCGAAGCGACGCGCCGCGCGCTGGGCTTCGATACGCTGCTGGTCGTCAACGACTTCACGGCGCTGGCGATGGCGCTGCCGGGCCTCACCGATGCGCAGCGCGTGCAGGTGGGCGGCGGCTCGCGTCGTCAGAACAGCGTGATCGGCCTGCTCGGCCCGGGCACGGGCATGGGCGTGTCGGGTTTGATTCCCGCCGATGACCGCTGGATCGCACTCGGCAGCGAAGGCGGCCACGCGACGTTCGCGCCGATGGACGAGCGCGAAGACCTTGTACTGCAGTACGCGCGCAAGAAGTGGTCGCATGTGTCGTTCGAACGCGTGGCGGCGGGTCCTGGCATCGAAGTGATCTATCGCGCGCTGGCCCAACGCGATAAGAAGCGTGTGCCCGCGACGCTCGAAGTATCCGAGATCGTCAAGAAAGGTCTTGATGGCGACGCGCTCGCGGCTGAAGCGATCGACGTGTTCTGCGGCATTCTCGGCACGTTCGCCGGCAATATTGCGGTGACGCTTGGGGCGTTAGGCGGCATCTATATCGGTGGCGGCGTCGTGCCGCGTCTGGGCGAAGTGTTCGCGCGCTCGTCGTTCCGTCAGCGCTTCGAGGCGAAGGGCCGCTTCGAGGCGTATCTGAAGAACGTGCCGACCTATGTGATCACGGCGGAATATCCGGCGTTTCTCGGTGTATCGGCGATTCTCGCGGAGCAGTTGTCGAACCGCGCGGGCGGCAGTTCGTCGGCGGTGTTCGAGCGCATTCGCCAGATGCGCGATGCGCTGACGCCTGCTGAGCGGCGCGTCGCGGATCTCGCGTTGAATCATCCTCGTTCGATCATCAACGACCCGATCGTCGATATCGCGCGCAAGGCCGATGTGAGCCAGCCGACGGTGATCCGCTTCTGCCGTTCACTGGGCTGCCAGGGCTTGTCCGATTTCAAGCTGAAGCTGGCGACGGGTTTGACGGGTACGATTCCCGTCTCGCACAGCCAGGTTCATCTCGGCGATACGGCGACGGACTTCGGCGCGAAGGTGCTGGACAACACGGTGTCGGCGATTCTGCAGTTGCGCGAGCATCTGAACTTCGAGCAGGTCGAGTCGGCGATCGATCTGCTGAACAGCGCGCGGCGCATCGAATTCTATGGTCTCGGCAATTCGAACATCGTCGCGCAGGATGCGCATTACAAGTTCTTCCGGTTTGGTATTCCGACTATTGCCTACGGCGATCTGTATATGCAGGCGGCGTCGGCTGCATTGCTCGGGAAGGGTGATGTGATCGTCGCGGTTTCGAAGTCCGGGCGGGCGCCGGAATTGCTGCGTGTTCTGGAAGTGGCAATGCAGGCGGGCGCCAAGGTGATCGCGATTACTTCGAGTAATACGCCTTTGGCGAAGCGCGCGACTGTTGCGCTGGAAACCGATCATATCGAGATTCGCGAGTCTCAACTGTCGATGATTTCGCGGGTTCTGCATCTGTTGATGATCGATATTCTTGCGGTTGGGGTTGCTATTCGACGGGCTGCGCCGGCTTCTGAAGTTAGCGCTGCAGTTTCTAAGGCTCGTAAGGGCTCGGATGATGATACGTCGGCTGTGCTCGACTGGCTGAGTCATGGGGCGGCGGCGTCGCCGCGGGATTGA
- the pgl gene encoding 6-phosphogluconolactonase, whose translation MIELHAFDDPRAQSDALAKAVGDALHASLAVRASGTRARPTTLAVSGGTSPRPFLQTLSTQPFDWKRIAVTLVDDRWVPETDNASNARLARETLLQHAARDAAFLPLVDTMQSLDAYVAALNGEVASGDRHLPDIAVLGMGEDGHTASIFADAPEWEHAISTAEPFVAVHPGAAPHARVSWSMSALKKIDRLFLLIAGQKKLDVLNAAAAAQQKNAISTLANDKGVRLDVYWCAN comes from the coding sequence GTGATCGAGCTTCACGCTTTCGACGACCCGCGCGCCCAATCCGACGCGCTGGCGAAGGCGGTCGGCGACGCGTTACATGCGTCGCTCGCCGTCCGTGCGAGCGGGACCCGCGCCCGCCCGACGACGCTTGCCGTGTCCGGCGGCACGAGTCCACGTCCGTTTCTGCAAACCCTGTCCACGCAACCGTTCGACTGGAAGCGCATCGCGGTGACGCTCGTCGACGACCGCTGGGTGCCGGAGACCGACAACGCCAGCAACGCCCGCCTCGCGCGCGAGACGCTGTTGCAGCATGCCGCGCGTGACGCAGCCTTCCTTCCGCTCGTCGATACGATGCAATCGCTCGACGCCTACGTCGCCGCGCTGAATGGCGAAGTCGCGAGCGGCGATCGTCATCTGCCCGATATCGCCGTGCTCGGCATGGGCGAAGACGGCCACACGGCATCGATTTTCGCGGATGCGCCCGAATGGGAGCACGCGATCTCGACGGCCGAGCCGTTCGTCGCCGTGCATCCCGGCGCCGCGCCGCATGCGCGCGTGAGCTGGTCGATGTCCGCCTTGAAGAAGATCGACCGGCTGTTCCTGCTGATTGCCGGTCAGAAAAAGCTCGACGTGCTCAATGCCGCCGCAGCCGCCCAACAAAAAAATGCCATCTCGACGTTGGCGAACGACAAGGGAGTGAGACTCGATGTCTACTGGTGTGCAAACTAA
- the zwf gene encoding glucose-6-phosphate dehydrogenase, with the protein MQTDSSFTFVLFGGTGDLSMRKILPALYEAHRAGMLAASGKIVAVARHEEDRAGYLQWVNEHVKAHVAKSGIDENAWASFVDRIEYVKLDLGKAEDFVKLRDALQDHAGTRVFYLATGPSLFVPICHALASVGLNQNARIVLEKPLGYDLRSSNAINDAVGEIFAEEQIYRIDHYLGKEPVQNLLALRFGNALFEPLWRREWVESIQITIAEELGVEARGDFYDNTGALRDMVQNHLLQLLSIVAMEPPHSMDSDSVRDEKLRVLRALKPIDPRDISKVAVRGQYHAGVIRGTSVPAYATESGVKTDSATETFVALKVEIENWRWAGVPFFLRTGKRLADRVAEIVVNFRAVPHSALGASALRAGANRLVIRLQPNETIRLYCLAKKPGEGMNLSSVHLDLAFDQFFKEGQMEAYQRLLLDVINGRLALFVRRDEQEAAWKWVEPILNEWAASGKPKPYAAGTWGPAAASAMLAQHGTCWLEEEN; encoded by the coding sequence ATGCAAACCGACTCTAGCTTCACCTTCGTTCTCTTCGGCGGAACTGGCGATCTGTCGATGCGCAAGATTCTCCCGGCTCTGTATGAAGCGCACCGTGCAGGCATGCTCGCGGCGAGCGGCAAGATCGTTGCCGTCGCGCGTCATGAGGAGGACCGTGCGGGTTATCTGCAATGGGTCAATGAGCACGTGAAGGCGCACGTCGCGAAGAGCGGCATCGATGAAAACGCGTGGGCGAGCTTTGTCGACCGCATCGAGTATGTGAAGCTCGATCTCGGCAAGGCCGAAGACTTCGTCAAGCTGCGCGATGCCTTGCAGGATCACGCCGGTACGCGTGTGTTCTATCTGGCCACAGGCCCGTCGCTGTTCGTCCCGATCTGCCATGCGCTCGCGTCCGTGGGCTTGAACCAGAACGCGCGCATCGTGCTGGAAAAGCCGCTTGGCTACGATCTGCGTTCGTCGAATGCGATCAACGACGCCGTCGGCGAGATCTTCGCCGAAGAGCAGATCTACCGCATCGACCACTATCTCGGCAAAGAGCCCGTGCAGAACCTGCTGGCGCTGCGCTTCGGCAATGCGCTGTTCGAGCCGCTGTGGCGTCGCGAATGGGTCGAGAGCATCCAGATCACGATTGCAGAAGAACTCGGCGTCGAAGCGCGCGGCGACTTCTATGACAACACGGGCGCGTTGCGCGACATGGTGCAGAACCATTTGCTGCAACTGCTTTCGATCGTCGCAATGGAACCGCCGCATTCAATGGACTCGGATTCCGTCCGCGATGAAAAGCTGCGCGTTCTGCGTGCCTTGAAGCCGATCGATCCGCGCGATATCAGCAAGGTCGCCGTGCGCGGCCAGTATCACGCGGGCGTCATTCGCGGCACGTCCGTGCCCGCGTATGCGACGGAATCCGGCGTGAAGACGGACAGCGCGACGGAAACATTTGTTGCGCTGAAGGTCGAGATCGAAAACTGGCGCTGGGCGGGCGTACCGTTCTTCCTGCGCACGGGCAAACGGCTCGCCGATCGCGTCGCGGAGATCGTGGTCAACTTCCGCGCGGTGCCGCATTCGGCGCTGGGCGCGTCGGCGTTGCGTGCGGGCGCGAACCGTCTCGTGATCCGCCTGCAACCGAACGAAACGATTCGCCTCTATTGCCTCGCGAAGAAGCCGGGCGAAGGGATGAACCTGTCGAGCGTCCACCTCGACCTCGCCTTCGACCAGTTCTTCAAGGAAGGCCAGATGGAGGCGTATCAACGTCTGCTGCTCGACGTGATCAACGGACGCCTTGCCCTCTTCGTGCGTCGCGACGAACAGGAAGCGGCATGGAAGTGGGTCGAGCCGATCCTCAACGAATGGGCCGCGTCGGGCAAGCCGAAGCCTTATGCGGCGGGCACGTGGGGGCCGGCCGCCGCGAGCGCGATGCTCGCGCAGCACGGCACCTGCTGGCTCGAAGAAGAGAATTGA
- a CDS encoding ABC transporter substrate-binding protein, which translates to MKFRAIMGALCAAGLMCGVATAQAAESVEVLHWWTSGGESKAVGVLKDDLQKQGYTWKDFAVAGGAGAAAMTALKTQVISGNAPSAAQIKGPLIQDWASQGVLVNVDSVAGDWKKNLPPEIDKIIHADGHYVAAPFSVHRVNWLYINKAALDKAGGKVPTTWTEFFAVAEKMKAAGIQPIAMGGQPWQDLTLWEDVVLSEGADFYKKALVDLDQKTLTSDKMVQVFDTVRKIQGYFDSGRTGRDWNLATAMVINGKAGMQFMGDWAKGEFANANKKSGSDYICAAVPGTEKSYTFNVDSFVFFQQKGQKAATAGQLALAKTIMSPEFQEQFSLYKGSIPVRLGVSMDKFDDCAKKSYADEQTAIKSGGYVPSLAHGMAQPDAAAGAISDVVTKFMNSNQDSKTAVAALAKAAKTK; encoded by the coding sequence ATGAAATTCCGTGCGATCATGGGCGCCCTGTGCGCCGCAGGTCTGATGTGTGGCGTCGCCACGGCACAGGCGGCCGAATCGGTTGAAGTGCTGCACTGGTGGACCTCGGGCGGCGAATCGAAGGCTGTCGGCGTGCTGAAGGACGACCTGCAGAAGCAGGGATACACGTGGAAGGACTTCGCGGTGGCAGGCGGTGCGGGCGCAGCGGCCATGACGGCACTGAAGACCCAGGTCATCTCGGGCAACGCGCCTAGCGCGGCTCAGATCAAGGGTCCGCTGATCCAGGATTGGGCGTCGCAAGGCGTGCTGGTGAACGTCGACTCCGTCGCTGGCGACTGGAAGAAGAACCTGCCGCCGGAAATCGACAAGATCATTCACGCAGACGGTCACTACGTCGCCGCGCCGTTCTCGGTACACCGCGTCAACTGGCTGTACATCAACAAGGCAGCGCTCGACAAGGCGGGCGGCAAGGTGCCGACCACGTGGACCGAGTTCTTCGCTGTCGCCGAGAAGATGAAGGCAGCCGGCATCCAGCCGATCGCGATGGGCGGCCAGCCGTGGCAAGATCTGACGCTGTGGGAAGACGTCGTGCTGTCGGAAGGCGCGGACTTCTACAAGAAGGCGCTCGTCGACCTCGACCAGAAGACGCTGACCTCGGACAAGATGGTTCAGGTGTTCGACACGGTCCGCAAGATCCAGGGTTACTTCGACAGCGGCCGCACGGGCCGTGACTGGAACCTGGCAACGGCGATGGTCATCAACGGCAAGGCCGGCATGCAGTTCATGGGCGACTGGGCGAAGGGCGAGTTCGCGAACGCGAACAAGAAGTCCGGCTCGGACTACATCTGTGCAGCGGTTCCGGGCACGGAGAAGTCGTACACGTTCAACGTCGACTCGTTCGTGTTCTTCCAGCAGAAGGGCCAGAAGGCAGCGACGGCTGGTCAGCTCGCGCTCGCGAAGACCATCATGAGCCCGGAATTCCAGGAGCAGTTCAGCCTGTACAAGGGCTCGATCCCGGTTCGTCTGGGTGTGTCGATGGATAAATTCGACGACTGCGCGAAGAAGTCCTACGCTGATGAACAGACGGCTATCAAGTCGGGCGGCTATGTGCCGTCGCTGGCTCACGGCATGGCTCAGCCGGACGCAGCAGCAGGCGCAATCTCGGACGTCGTGACGAAGTTCATGAACTCGAATCAGGACTCCAAGACCGCTGTTGCTGCACTCGCGAAGGCTGCGAAGACCAAGTAA